From Chlamydiota bacterium, the proteins below share one genomic window:
- the mdh gene encoding malate dehydrogenase, producing MKITVVGSGNVGATTAFLCAQKGLGHVVLVDILDGIPQGKGLDILQSCPLAGTSVQVQGTNDYKDTQDSDIVVITAGLARKPGMSREDLLRENAKIIQGITSQVIKYSKNPILIVVTNPLDIMTYHAWKVSGLPSDRVMGQAGVLDSTRFKSFIAEKLKVSPLDVTSMVLGGHGDTMVPLVRFTQVSGIPLTDLLSTSEIEALVERARNGGGEIVNLLKSGSAYYAPASAVVQMVQSIVWDEKRVLPCSTYLKGQYGLNDLFIGVPIKLGKKGVETVYELSLHPEELTALRNSAKVYKDGIQLLYPQSS from the coding sequence ATGAAAATAACAGTTGTCGGATCAGGGAATGTAGGTGCAACAACAGCTTTTTTGTGTGCTCAAAAAGGTTTGGGTCATGTTGTTCTTGTGGACATTTTGGATGGGATTCCTCAAGGGAAGGGATTAGATATTTTACAGTCTTGTCCTTTAGCGGGGACGAGTGTTCAGGTTCAAGGGACCAATGACTACAAGGACACTCAAGATTCAGATATTGTTGTGATTACCGCAGGTCTTGCACGAAAGCCAGGAATGAGTCGTGAAGATTTACTTCGAGAGAACGCTAAAATTATTCAAGGGATTACTTCTCAAGTTATAAAATATTCTAAGAATCCTATTTTGATTGTCGTGACCAATCCTCTCGATATCATGACCTATCATGCCTGGAAGGTTTCGGGTCTTCCTTCAGATCGTGTGATGGGACAAGCCGGGGTTTTAGATAGTACCCGTTTTAAGTCTTTTATTGCTGAAAAGTTAAAGGTCTCTCCTTTAGATGTCACCTCCATGGTCTTGGGGGGGCACGGGGATACGATGGTTCCTCTTGTGAGATTCACTCAGGTGTCAGGGATTCCTTTAACAGATCTTTTATCAACTTCAGAAATTGAAGCTCTTGTTGAACGGGCGAGGAATGGGGGTGGAGAGATCGTCAATCTTCTTAAATCGGGAAGTGCTTATTACGCCCCTGCAAGTGCGGTGGTTCAAATGGTTCAATCCATTGTTTGGGACGAGAAACGGGTGTTACCCTGTTCAACTTATTTGAAAGGTCAATATGGCTTGAATGATCTCTTTATTGGGGTTCCAATTAAGCTCGGCAAGAAGGGGGTCGAAACGGTGTATGAACTTTCTCTCCACCCTGAAGAATTGACTGCTTTAAGAAATTCGGCCAAGGTTTACAAAGACGGAATTCAACTGCTTTATCCTCAATCCTCATGA
- a CDS encoding tetratricopeptide repeat protein — protein MIKWVLLFFILIHVSGCSHPSDSSQNDDQKIDKAQKELEKDYNNPRLHTRLGVLYEKKGLTSQAEKHYRIAVKLDPQGTEPLLNLGNLYLEEKDYPNGLSTLQKALQIAPQDPKINYLVATLDREAKQYPDALLYYQKVLDRDPHHVFAQNYIGVTHYELKEYPQAEAAFQKAVQIDSQFADAYGNLAFLYDFNLHDKKKAIEYYEKFLQLRPQGENVTLAQELLSKAKKEVENEVKNTPVSPSPIIHEEIQAPPETIVSPPPKEISEDVLATPPPIVLVKPVDHHETSQPTTERPLPRDPAQAMRYFKQAVSDQSKGENAQAILEYQKSLALNPSYVNAHYNLGILYKWNGENDKAIHEYEEAIKLNPKLEKAYYNMGVLLKEKGSIDEAILAFKKTIQLDARYSDAYLGLGLIYNQNKKDSPQAIGYYKKYLELHPSGSTADKIRAWLNSVDKH, from the coding sequence ATGATTAAGTGGGTCTTACTTTTTTTTATTCTCATCCATGTTTCGGGATGCTCCCATCCCAGTGATTCTAGTCAAAATGATGACCAAAAGATTGATAAGGCTCAAAAAGAGCTTGAGAAAGACTACAATAATCCTAGACTCCATACGCGTCTTGGGGTTTTGTACGAAAAGAAGGGATTAACAAGCCAAGCAGAAAAGCACTATCGGATTGCGGTCAAACTCGATCCTCAAGGAACAGAACCTCTTCTTAATCTAGGGAATCTCTACTTAGAAGAGAAGGATTATCCTAATGGTCTTTCAACACTCCAAAAGGCACTTCAAATTGCTCCTCAAGATCCAAAAATCAATTATTTAGTGGCTACCCTTGATCGAGAGGCAAAGCAATACCCAGATGCACTCCTATATTATCAAAAAGTTTTAGATCGTGATCCTCATCATGTCTTTGCTCAAAATTATATTGGGGTTACGCATTATGAATTGAAAGAATACCCTCAGGCAGAGGCTGCATTTCAAAAGGCAGTTCAAATCGATTCTCAATTTGCTGATGCCTATGGAAATCTTGCCTTTTTATATGATTTTAATCTTCATGATAAAAAGAAGGCCATTGAATACTATGAAAAATTTCTTCAATTGAGACCTCAAGGGGAAAATGTTACCCTTGCGCAAGAACTTTTAAGTAAGGCCAAGAAGGAAGTAGAAAATGAAGTAAAAAATACACCCGTTTCCCCATCTCCAATCATTCATGAAGAGATTCAAGCTCCTCCTGAAACCATTGTTTCGCCTCCTCCAAAAGAAATATCAGAGGATGTCCTTGCGACTCCTCCTCCCATTGTTCTTGTAAAACCTGTGGATCATCATGAAACGTCTCAGCCAACGACTGAACGTCCATTACCCCGTGATCCGGCGCAAGCCATGAGATATTTTAAACAGGCTGTGAGTGATCAGTCCAAGGGGGAAAATGCACAGGCTATTCTCGAATATCAGAAGAGCCTAGCCCTTAACCCTTCTTATGTGAATGCCCACTACAACTTAGGCATTCTCTATAAATGGAATGGAGAGAATGACAAGGCCATTCATGAATATGAAGAAGCCATCAAACTGAATCCAAAACTTGAAAAGGCTTATTATAATATGGGGGTTCTTTTAAAGGAGAAGGGGAGTATCGATGAAGCCATTTTGGCCTTTAAAAAAACGATTCAATTGGATGCTCGATATTCAGATGCTTATTTAGGTTTAGGACTTATTTACAATCAAAATAAAAAAGATAGTCCTCAGGCCATTGGGTATTATAAAAAATATTTAGAGCTACATCCCAGTGGCTCCACTGCAGACAAAATTAGGGCGTGGCTTAATTCAGTTGATAAACACTGA
- a CDS encoding ABC transporter ATP-binding protein, which produces MQILGIKTIGLEKKYGNLSAVHDLNLEIPQGQFFAFLGPNAAGKTTTLRMLSGLLKPTRGEIQIRGINPQEQPLEAKKILGYIPDFPHFYEKLTAREFLEFIGKLYFMKEEKMIKRANELLCEFELESYQHRLIETFSHGIRQRLGFCATLLHEPRVLLIDEPMVGLDPKSARHVKDRMKKMTREGVTVFISTHILSVAEELADQIGIIHKGKLIATGTLSELKSRGKGAPDLENAFLEITEGESRS; this is translated from the coding sequence ATGCAAATTTTAGGGATTAAAACAATAGGTCTTGAAAAGAAATATGGGAATCTATCCGCCGTGCACGATTTAAATTTGGAGATTCCTCAGGGACAATTTTTTGCATTCTTGGGCCCCAATGCGGCAGGAAAAACGACAACTCTAAGAATGCTTTCAGGTCTTTTAAAACCCACTCGAGGGGAGATTCAAATTCGGGGTATCAATCCACAAGAGCAGCCTCTCGAGGCCAAAAAAATATTAGGGTACATTCCAGATTTTCCTCATTTTTATGAGAAATTAACCGCCCGTGAATTTTTAGAATTCATCGGAAAACTTTATTTTATGAAAGAAGAAAAGATGATTAAAAGGGCCAATGAACTTTTATGCGAGTTTGAGCTTGAATCTTATCAGCATCGCTTAATTGAGACGTTTTCCCATGGCATTCGGCAGCGATTAGGGTTTTGTGCAACTTTACTTCACGAACCCAGAGTTTTACTGATCGATGAACCGATGGTGGGACTTGATCCCAAAAGTGCTCGACATGTTAAAGATAGGATGAAAAAGATGACCAGAGAAGGAGTAACGGTTTTTATCTCGACCCATATTTTGTCAGTGGCGGAGGAATTGGCGGATCAAATAGGTATTATCCATAAAGGGAAACTGATTGCAACGGGGACACTTTCTGAACTTAAAAGTAGGGGAAAAGGGGCTCCTGACCTTGAAAATGCCTTTTTAGAGATCACGGAAGGGGAATCTCGAAGTTGA
- a CDS encoding response regulator, which produces MSKSHPKKKALKILIIDDDQAIALILKEFLQMKEYRVSYATEVEDVDGLILEERPDVVFLDYRMSPLTGKDILEKITLFDEEIPVVMMSAYRTSEGMFEVRKLGAFDYIGKPFNFDEIDSILAKLE; this is translated from the coding sequence ATGAGTAAGTCTCATCCGAAAAAAAAAGCACTTAAGATTTTGATCATCGATGATGATCAAGCCATTGCTCTTATTTTGAAAGAATTTCTTCAGATGAAAGAGTATAGGGTTTCCTACGCAACAGAAGTCGAAGATGTCGATGGACTTATTTTAGAAGAAAGGCCAGATGTTGTTTTTTTAGACTATCGAATGAGTCCTTTAACGGGGAAAGATATTCTGGAAAAAATTACTTTATTTGATGAGGAAATTCCTGTGGTCATGATGTCCGCTTACCGAACTTCAGAAGGAATGTTTGAGGTGAGGAAATTAGGGGCATTTGACTACATTGGTAAACCCTTCAATTTTGATGAGATTGATTCTATTCTTGCGAAATTAGAATAG
- a CDS encoding response regulator, protein MDKKKILVVDDEANIQKMLRTLLEINDYEVETVSDGSEAITRVKQAPPDLVLLDLVMPKVDGFKVLENLKQDSKTKEIPIILFTAAPPEVAAQRGASAVEAVDYVLKPFDRVTLSFLLQRIKELTDKQGGTSLHP, encoded by the coding sequence ATGGATAAAAAGAAAATTCTTGTGGTGGATGACGAGGCCAATATTCAGAAAATGCTTCGTACCCTTTTGGAAATTAATGACTATGAAGTTGAAACAGTTTCCGATGGAAGTGAAGCCATAACGAGAGTAAAACAGGCTCCTCCTGATCTTGTTCTTCTAGATCTTGTGATGCCTAAAGTGGATGGTTTTAAAGTGCTGGAAAATTTAAAACAGGATTCCAAGACGAAAGAAATTCCGATTATTCTTTTTACCGCAGCACCACCAGAGGTTGCTGCCCAACGAGGTGCAAGCGCTGTGGAAGCGGTTGATTACGTGTTGAAGCCTTTTGACCGTGTGACGCTTTCATTTTTGCTGCAAAGAATTAAAGAATTAACAGACAAACAAGGAGGCACATCCCTTCATCCATGA
- a CDS encoding type II toxin-antitoxin system PemK/MazF family toxin codes for MRLEPSRGEIWFVDLNPTRGHEQSGIRPCLIVSVNPFNRGPAGLVIALPISSKEKGIPLHVPITPPEGGLKKRSFVKCEDMRSISKDRLVKCTGSVSSKTLSAIQDRLQILLGL; via the coding sequence ATGCGTCTAGAACCTTCTCGTGGAGAGATATGGTTTGTGGATTTAAATCCCACTCGAGGACACGAGCAATCTGGAATACGTCCTTGCCTCATTGTTTCTGTCAACCCCTTTAATCGTGGTCCTGCAGGACTCGTAATCGCTTTGCCCATCAGCTCGAAAGAAAAAGGCATCCCCCTACACGTTCCAATCACACCCCCTGAAGGCGGCTTAAAGAAAAGAAGCTTTGTTAAATGTGAAGACATGCGTTCAATCTCCAAAGACCGTCTTGTGAAGTGCACAGGATCTGTTTCTTCCAAAACTCTGTCAGCCATACAGGACCGACTCCAAATTTTGCTAGGACTTTAG
- a CDS encoding AbrB/MazE/SpoVT family DNA-binding domain-containing protein — MEKENRATREIHRIGARGDQLNYYFLIDIYLTLDYPKSRKVGIPTFVERKGCVVLSKISSKNQVVIPKGICAVFGLVKGDVVGFKVSGRKIIMEPKELILRDKYPIEDLRATGHALAKGKAGKEMAFKSGREMVDFFKKRIKK, encoded by the coding sequence GTGGAGAAAGAGAACAGGGCAACACGGGAGATCCACAGAATTGGGGCTAGGGGGGACCAGCTAAACTATTACTTTTTAATAGACATTTACCTCACCTTGGATTATCCTAAAAGTAGGAAAGTAGGAATTCCAACTTTTGTGGAAAGGAAGGGATGTGTTGTGTTGTCCAAAATATCAAGTAAGAATCAGGTTGTTATTCCAAAGGGAATCTGCGCTGTGTTTGGTCTTGTCAAAGGAGATGTTGTAGGCTTTAAGGTGTCTGGTAGGAAGATTATCATGGAACCTAAGGAGCTCATTCTGAGGGACAAATATCCTATCGAGGATTTGAGGGCTACAGGGCATGCCTTGGCGAAGGGAAAAGCCGGAAAGGAAATGGCTTTTAAAAGTGGCCGAGAGATGGTTGATTTCTTTAAGAAAAGAATCAAGAAATGA
- a CDS encoding LysM peptidoglycan-binding domain-containing protein, whose amino-acid sequence MKRLIWILPILIIILAVITSLFFIKTSKPQPLLGKNLFQGQQFFEDSDWRHAAEQFEKELVLMPETAEAHLQLGILYGDYLGKKSEALRHYESYLQLASKNEKALLVREWLKELKENSKGISSLDLEEPKVLQETRSPPSPKEEELKAELRQQSLVNLSLRNTLREKEIELGQIRSQSVEVSTLKKSQSELIQALKQAQVKLVDSQAKVNQLEGMRQSLEEDLEESKDEKLKLEQALGNLKAEASHQRDLGTKNSVIMVENRKLKEDNEALQEKEVSLNQQIQTLLTTRETLQKQINELQETLLNHYAHPSQSSPNTRKYRVKKGESLRTIAAIYYGDDDKWRLIYKANRSHIMDPDILTPGQILDIPAEKNKQ is encoded by the coding sequence ATGAAAAGGTTGATTTGGATTTTGCCTATACTCATCATTATTCTTGCCGTTATCACCTCCCTATTTTTTATTAAGACATCCAAGCCACAACCTCTTCTCGGAAAGAATCTTTTTCAAGGGCAACAGTTTTTTGAAGATTCAGATTGGAGACATGCAGCAGAACAATTTGAAAAAGAATTGGTTTTAATGCCTGAAACGGCTGAAGCTCATCTTCAATTAGGAATTTTATATGGAGATTATTTAGGTAAAAAAAGTGAGGCGCTTCGCCACTACGAGTCTTATCTTCAACTTGCTTCTAAAAATGAAAAAGCCCTATTGGTGAGGGAATGGCTTAAAGAACTTAAAGAAAATTCGAAAGGCATTTCTTCTTTAGATCTAGAAGAACCAAAGGTTTTACAGGAAACACGGTCTCCCCCTTCTCCAAAGGAGGAAGAGCTGAAAGCCGAGCTTCGTCAGCAATCCCTCGTCAATCTAAGTTTAAGAAATACTTTGCGTGAGAAGGAGATTGAATTAGGGCAAATTCGGAGTCAATCGGTGGAGGTATCAACCCTTAAAAAGAGTCAATCTGAACTTATTCAGGCCCTTAAGCAAGCTCAAGTGAAATTGGTGGATAGTCAAGCAAAAGTGAATCAACTCGAAGGCATGCGTCAATCTCTTGAAGAGGATCTTGAGGAATCGAAAGATGAAAAGTTGAAATTGGAGCAGGCTCTCGGAAATTTGAAAGCAGAGGCGAGCCATCAGAGAGATTTGGGAACAAAGAATTCCGTGATCATGGTTGAAAATAGGAAATTAAAGGAAGACAATGAAGCTCTTCAGGAAAAAGAAGTGTCTTTAAATCAACAGATTCAAACTCTCTTAACAACTCGAGAAACCCTTCAAAAGCAGATTAACGAGTTGCAAGAAACTCTTCTCAATCATTATGCTCACCCTTCTCAAAGTTCTCCCAACACCCGAAAATACAGGGTCAAAAAAGGAGAATCTCTCAGGACGATTGCCGCGATATATTATGGGGATGATGACAAATGGAGACTTATTTATAAAGCCAATCGAAGTCACATCATGGATCCAGATATCTTAACACCCGGTCAAATTTTGGATATCCCTGCTGAAAAAAATAAACAATGA
- a CDS encoding methylated-DNA--[protein]-cysteine S-methyltransferase encodes MSRISFKNLIGILEIDFEDNRINRIRILPITSSLSKKMNSSATLTPIIQKIQDYFQGKKVDFQNIPLLFHGVTPPPIADLSGQSDEVGSVSGGMKGGGVTPLQKEILERVRKIPYGMTKSYGEIAKEFGNRNLARAVGQACKANPFPILVPCHRVIQKGGGLGGYSQGLEIKKKLLEMERGK; translated from the coding sequence ATGTCTCGGATAAGTTTTAAAAATTTGATAGGAATATTAGAGATTGATTTTGAGGATAATCGCATCAATCGCATTCGAATTTTGCCCATCACTTCTTCGTTGTCAAAAAAGATGAATAGTTCTGCAACACTGACTCCGATCATTCAAAAAATACAGGATTATTTTCAAGGCAAGAAAGTTGACTTTCAAAACATTCCACTTTTGTTTCATGGGGTTACCCCACCACCTATTGCTGACCTTTCGGGTCAATCCGATGAAGTCGGATCGGTTTCTGGTGGTATGAAAGGTGGTGGGGTAACCCCTCTTCAAAAAGAAATTTTGGAGAGGGTAAGAAAAATTCCTTATGGAATGACAAAATCTTATGGGGAGATTGCGAAAGAATTTGGAAATAGAAATCTTGCTCGGGCTGTAGGACAGGCTTGTAAGGCAAATCCATTTCCCATTCTTGTTCCGTGCCATCGGGTGATTCAAAAGGGTGGAGGACTCGGCGGGTATTCTCAGGGGCTTGAAATCAAGAAAAAGTTGCTTGAAATGGAGAGGGGAAAATAA
- the trxA gene encoding thioredoxin: protein MSTSIESSQDFDTLISHSKRIILVDFWAPWCGPCRVVGPILEEIEHEQPDQVEVIKVNVDEQQDLAVRFGIMSIPTLILFKDGKVFDQSIGVGSKNKLISWIQSAREKKA from the coding sequence ATGAGTACTTCGATTGAGAGTTCCCAAGATTTTGACACTTTAATTAGCCATTCAAAAAGAATAATTCTCGTGGATTTTTGGGCCCCTTGGTGCGGCCCTTGCCGAGTGGTAGGCCCTATTTTGGAAGAAATTGAACACGAACAACCTGATCAGGTGGAAGTGATTAAGGTGAATGTGGATGAGCAGCAAGATTTGGCCGTCCGGTTTGGTATTATGAGTATTCCAACGCTCATTCTCTTTAAAGATGGGAAAGTCTTCGATCAATCCATTGGGGTCGGTTCTAAAAATAAGTTGATCAGTTGGATTCAGTCGGCTCGTGAAAAAAAGGCTTAA
- a CDS encoding toxin-antitoxin system protein: protein MSTTIRISRHTSHILHLLSAQVEKSMQEILDEAIEGYRRQIFFHETNKAYTALRKDPKLWKNELKERESWDISLFDDIEA, encoded by the coding sequence ATGTCTACTACAATCAGGATCAGTCGTCATACCAGTCACATTCTTCACCTACTCTCCGCCCAGGTTGAAAAATCCATGCAGGAGATCCTTGACGAAGCGATTGAGGGCTATCGTCGACAGATATTCTTTCATGAAACCAACAAGGCCTATACAGCCCTAAGAAAGGACCCCAAGCTCTGGAAGAACGAGTTAAAAGAAAGAGAGAGCTGGGACATCTCACTTTTCGATGACATCGAGGCTTAA